A portion of the Microbacterium hominis genome contains these proteins:
- a CDS encoding transferase, whose amino-acid sequence MGKNYIDIENDQGETLRYRKHANGRGLIAHGAKVHPTALVEAGAYVEPGVQIAAGAHVGRGVWVEADAMIGPDAEIAPHAHIGPGAAIGARAKIGVRTQVGTGARVAVGSLIGDDETIADNERVATDRRGLRLAA is encoded by the coding sequence GTGGGCAAGAACTACATCGACATCGAGAACGACCAGGGTGAGACGCTGCGCTACCGCAAGCACGCCAACGGTCGCGGACTGATCGCGCACGGCGCCAAGGTGCACCCGACGGCGCTGGTCGAAGCTGGAGCGTATGTCGAACCGGGCGTTCAGATCGCCGCCGGCGCCCATGTGGGTCGCGGCGTCTGGGTCGAGGCGGATGCCATGATCGGCCCCGACGCCGAGATCGCGCCGCACGCGCACATCGGGCCGGGAGCCGCCATCGGCGCCCGCGCCAAGATCGGGGTGCGCACGCAGGTGGGCACCGGCGCACGCGTCGCGGTCGGATCGCTGATCGGCGACGACGAGACGATCGCCGACAACGAGCGCGTCGCCACCGACAGGCGAGGGCTGCGCCTGGCGGCCTGA
- a CDS encoding DmpA family aminopeptidase encodes MSETRPRARDLGIPLDGTPGPHNALTDVPGVEIGYTTLIDGEPGAERVARTGVTAILPRGRAGAGIPCAAGTSSFNGNGEMTGRAWIDEAGSFSTPIAITNSHAVGAVHRGVDQWMDRHHPEISAQWMLPVVAETWDGYLNQINGDHVTSGHAIAALDAARSGPVAEGNVGGGTGMNCYSFKGGSGTSSRVVPYGDSSYVVGAFVQANFGSREELSVAGRRLGPDSAAPAPIEDIAWFLRDGERARSVPGAGSVIVVIGTDAPLLPGQCAALARRVPLGLARTGTTGSHFSGDIFLAFSTANTGALVSRMDEARELDSLSFVPWGRIDPFYTATVQAVEEAVLNALVAAEDMAGREDHVSYALPHDEVRAAFRTAVPAGAAALADSAA; translated from the coding sequence GTGAGCGAGACCCGCCCCCGCGCCCGCGATCTCGGGATTCCGCTCGACGGCACCCCCGGCCCCCACAACGCCCTCACCGACGTTCCCGGGGTGGAGATCGGGTACACGACGCTCATCGACGGCGAGCCGGGAGCGGAGCGCGTCGCCCGCACCGGCGTCACGGCGATCCTCCCCCGCGGTCGCGCCGGGGCCGGCATCCCGTGTGCCGCAGGCACGTCCTCCTTCAACGGCAACGGCGAGATGACCGGGCGCGCGTGGATCGACGAGGCCGGCTCCTTCTCGACCCCCATCGCGATCACGAACTCCCACGCCGTCGGCGCCGTGCACCGCGGGGTCGACCAGTGGATGGACCGCCACCACCCCGAGATCTCCGCTCAGTGGATGCTGCCCGTGGTCGCCGAGACGTGGGACGGGTACCTCAACCAGATCAACGGAGACCACGTCACGAGCGGCCACGCGATCGCCGCGCTGGATGCCGCCCGTTCCGGGCCTGTCGCCGAGGGCAACGTCGGCGGGGGCACCGGCATGAACTGCTACAGCTTCAAGGGCGGCTCGGGCACCTCCTCCCGCGTCGTGCCCTACGGCGATTCGAGCTATGTCGTCGGCGCATTCGTGCAGGCGAACTTCGGGTCGCGCGAGGAGCTGTCGGTGGCGGGGAGGCGACTCGGCCCCGATTCGGCCGCGCCCGCGCCGATCGAGGACATCGCGTGGTTCCTCCGCGACGGGGAGCGCGCGCGCTCCGTGCCGGGCGCCGGAAGCGTGATCGTCGTCATCGGCACCGATGCTCCGCTGCTGCCCGGGCAGTGCGCGGCGCTGGCCCGCCGGGTTCCGCTGGGCCTGGCCCGCACCGGCACGACCGGCAGCCACTTCTCCGGCGACATCTTCCTCGCCTTCTCGACGGCGAACACCGGCGCGCTGGTCTCGCGCATGGATGAGGCCCGCGAGCTGGACTCCCTCTCGTTCGTGCCGTGGGGCCGCATCGACCCGTTCTACACGGCCACCGTGCAGGCGGTCGAAGAAGCGGTCCTCAACGCGCTCGTCGCCGCCGAGGACATGGCGGGACGTGAGGATCACGTCAGCTACGCGCTCCCCCACGACGAAGTGCGCGCCGCGTTCCGCACCGCCGTACCGGCCGGCGCCGCTGCGCTCGCCGACTCAGCGGCCTGA
- a CDS encoding PucR family transcriptional regulator, producing MREVIALDQVVEGVPEVLVGDGALETRVRWLHVSDSAGVARLLDGGELLLSTGSAWPAEPAELRRFIAELVDAGLAGLVLELGTHYRYVPAVVHDAAVEFGLALIVLHREVKFVALTEAVHRHIIAGQTDALRARDEVRERFTALALRGAPADFIVHQLAQTLAAPVILENLAHEVVAAEVPLALDEELFHEWELRSRSAHRRAQQRHERGVAPTAEDWRIVPVEARGIRWGNLIALPGPAHPAGRTAVLEQAAIALAVGRLADGDADEWGRIGRRRLVDGLLSGRFAGIAGAAARLEAAGIPLHNATLHGLVLTGAAAPADVVEAAARALQGRVLVGSAPEGVTAPAATILLSLPARATFDDDAARAFARAVLDGSTDPDRVTLSVGRAADDVDAALLSLHEAVDLARGRGRRGGRGPHLRRVEARPLVQLVTALRDDHRVLEHGERMLAPLIVHDLQRSGDLLDVLEAMLAHPGNRTAAASASHLSRSVFYQRIALIEELLGVDLDDGETQTALHIALLVRRASGR from the coding sequence GTGCGCGAGGTCATCGCGCTGGACCAGGTCGTGGAGGGTGTGCCCGAGGTGCTGGTCGGTGACGGCGCGCTCGAGACACGCGTGCGCTGGCTGCACGTCTCCGACAGTGCGGGCGTCGCGCGCCTGCTCGACGGAGGGGAGCTCCTGCTCTCGACGGGATCGGCGTGGCCCGCCGAACCCGCAGAGCTTCGCCGCTTCATCGCGGAGCTGGTCGACGCAGGTCTTGCCGGGCTCGTGCTCGAACTCGGGACCCATTACCGCTACGTGCCCGCGGTCGTCCACGACGCCGCCGTCGAGTTCGGGCTGGCCCTGATCGTGCTGCACCGCGAGGTGAAGTTCGTCGCCCTCACCGAGGCGGTCCATCGCCACATCATCGCCGGTCAGACCGACGCTCTGCGCGCTCGCGACGAAGTGCGTGAGCGGTTCACCGCGCTCGCCCTGCGCGGCGCACCGGCGGACTTCATCGTGCACCAGCTGGCGCAGACCCTCGCGGCGCCGGTGATCCTGGAGAACCTCGCCCACGAGGTGGTCGCTGCCGAGGTCCCGCTCGCGCTCGACGAGGAGCTCTTCCACGAATGGGAGCTCCGCTCGCGCTCGGCCCATCGCCGCGCGCAGCAGCGTCACGAGCGCGGGGTGGCGCCCACCGCCGAGGACTGGCGCATCGTTCCGGTCGAGGCGCGCGGCATCCGCTGGGGGAACCTCATCGCCCTGCCCGGGCCCGCCCACCCCGCCGGCCGCACCGCCGTGCTCGAGCAGGCTGCCATCGCCCTCGCCGTCGGGCGGCTGGCCGACGGCGACGCCGATGAATGGGGCCGGATCGGCAGGCGACGCCTCGTCGACGGGCTGCTGAGCGGGCGATTCGCCGGAATCGCCGGCGCCGCCGCACGGCTGGAAGCCGCCGGCATCCCGTTGCACAACGCGACCCTCCACGGACTCGTGCTCACCGGGGCCGCAGCGCCGGCCGACGTGGTCGAGGCGGCGGCACGCGCCCTGCAGGGCCGCGTGCTGGTGGGATCGGCCCCCGAAGGCGTCACCGCACCCGCGGCCACGATCCTGCTCTCACTCCCTGCCCGAGCGACGTTCGACGACGACGCGGCCCGCGCCTTCGCGCGTGCGGTGCTCGATGGCTCCACCGACCCCGACCGCGTGACGCTGTCGGTGGGCCGCGCAGCCGACGACGTCGACGCGGCGCTGCTGTCGCTGCACGAGGCCGTCGACCTGGCGCGCGGCCGCGGCCGCCGCGGCGGACGCGGGCCGCACCTGCGCCGTGTGGAAGCGCGCCCGCTCGTTCAGCTCGTCACCGCGCTGCGCGATGACCATCGCGTGCTCGAGCACGGCGAACGCATGCTGGCGCCGCTCATCGTGCACGACCTCCAGCGCTCGGGCGACCTGCTCGACGTGCTGGAGGCGATGCTCGCCCATCCCGGAAACCGCACGGCCGCGGCATCCGCCTCGCATCTGTCCCGGTCGGTGTTCTACCAGCGCATCGCCCTCATCGAGGAACTGCTGGGCGTCGACCTCGACGACGGCGAGACGCAGACCGCACTGCACATCGCGCTGCTCGTGCGGCGCGCCTCAGGCCGCTGA
- a CDS encoding aspartate aminotransferase family protein produces MTDTLLTGIAPDLDADARVRADDRGHVFHSWSAQALIDPLPVAGGDGATFWDYQGQSYLDFSSQLVNLNLGHQHPDLVRAIQDQAGRLATIQPSMANDARGDLARRIAGVAGDGFQKVFFTNGGADANENAVRMARLVTGRRKVLSAYRSYHGNTTTAISLTGDPRRWPNEPADGSVAHFFGPYPYRSAFHATTPEEETERALAHLEQTIVLEGASTIAAIILETIVGTNGVLIPPPGYLAGVRELCDRYGIVYIADEVMVGFGRVGEWFAFQAFDVQPDLITFAKGVNSGYVPLGGVVISDRIAAHFDTVAFPGGLTYSGHPLACAAGVATFEVFERDGILERVRDLGDRVVAPKLAEIAQRHPSVGDVRGMGLFWAIELVKDRETREALVPFNASGADAAPVAAVAAACKRDGLWPFTHFNRVHVAPPLVISEDDLVRGLDVIDRALSIADSHL; encoded by the coding sequence ATGACCGACACACTCCTCACCGGCATCGCGCCCGACCTCGACGCCGACGCGCGGGTGCGCGCCGACGACCGTGGACACGTGTTCCACTCCTGGAGCGCGCAGGCCCTCATCGATCCGCTCCCCGTCGCCGGCGGCGACGGCGCGACCTTCTGGGACTATCAGGGACAGAGCTACCTCGACTTCTCGTCGCAGCTGGTCAACCTGAACCTCGGCCACCAGCATCCCGATCTGGTGCGCGCCATCCAGGATCAGGCCGGTCGCCTGGCGACGATCCAGCCCTCGATGGCCAACGACGCGCGCGGCGACCTCGCCCGCCGCATCGCGGGCGTGGCCGGTGACGGGTTCCAGAAGGTCTTCTTCACCAACGGCGGCGCCGACGCCAACGAGAACGCCGTGCGCATGGCGCGCCTGGTGACCGGTCGCCGCAAGGTGCTGTCGGCATACCGCAGCTACCACGGCAACACCACCACGGCGATCTCGCTCACCGGCGACCCGCGCCGCTGGCCGAACGAGCCGGCCGACGGCTCGGTCGCGCACTTCTTCGGACCGTACCCGTACCGCTCGGCGTTCCACGCGACCACGCCCGAGGAGGAGACCGAGCGCGCCCTCGCCCACCTCGAGCAGACCATCGTGCTCGAGGGCGCGTCGACGATCGCGGCGATCATCCTCGAGACGATCGTGGGCACCAACGGTGTGCTCATCCCCCCGCCCGGCTACCTCGCCGGGGTGCGGGAGCTGTGCGACCGCTACGGCATCGTCTACATCGCCGACGAGGTGATGGTCGGCTTCGGCCGCGTCGGGGAGTGGTTCGCGTTCCAGGCCTTCGACGTGCAGCCCGACCTCATCACCTTCGCCAAGGGCGTGAACTCGGGGTACGTGCCGCTGGGCGGCGTGGTCATCTCCGACCGGATCGCGGCCCACTTCGACACCGTCGCCTTCCCCGGCGGGCTGACGTACTCGGGCCATCCGCTCGCGTGCGCCGCGGGCGTGGCGACGTTCGAGGTGTTCGAGCGCGACGGCATCCTCGAGCGGGTGCGCGACCTCGGCGACCGCGTCGTCGCCCCCAAGCTCGCCGAGATCGCGCAGCGGCACCCGTCCGTCGGCGACGTGCGGGGCATGGGGCTGTTCTGGGCGATCGAGCTGGTCAAGGACCGCGAGACGCGCGAGGCGCTCGTCCCCTTCAACGCGAGCGGAGCGGATGCCGCCCCCGTCGCGGCGGTCGCCGCGGCGTGCAAGCGCGACGGACTGTGGCCGTTCACGCACTTCAACCGCGTGCATGTCGCGCCGCCGCTCGTGATCTCGGAGGACGACCTCGTGCGCGGCCTCGACGTCATCGATCGCGCCCTCTCGATCGCCGACTCCCACCTCTGA
- a CDS encoding CoA-acylating methylmalonate-semialdehyde dehydrogenase, with amino-acid sequence MSTAEATAIAATDSPVHGEVRVISHWVDGAEVPSSSGRTAPVFNPATGAVQAHVALADQAEIDAALASAERGFAVWSSWSIAKRQGVLFAFRELLNARKGELAQIITAEHGKVLSDAMGEIARGQEVVELATGFPHLIKGAYSENASTGVDVYSIKQPLGVVGIISPFNFPAMVPMWFFPIAMAAGNAVVLKPSEKDPSAALWLAALWKEAGLPDGVFTVLQGDKLAVDGLLTSPVVQSISFVGSTPIAQYIYETASKHGKRVQALGGAKNHMLVLPDADLDLVADQAVNAGYGAAGERCMAISVVLAVEPVADELIAKISERIGKLRIGNGAGVDGVEPDMGPLITDVHRDKVASYVDIAEQDGATVVVDGRGYTVDGHEDGFFFGPTLLDRVPTTSRAYTEEIFGPVLSVVRVESYDEGLDLINSGQFGNGTAIFTNDGGAARRFQNEVQVGMIGINVPIPVPVAYHSFGGWKQSLFGDAKAYGVHGFDFFTREKAITARWLDPATHGGINLGFPQNH; translated from the coding sequence ATGAGCACTGCCGAGGCCACCGCCATCGCCGCCACCGATTCGCCTGTCCACGGGGAGGTGCGGGTGATTTCGCATTGGGTGGATGGTGCGGAGGTCCCTTCCTCGAGCGGGCGGACGGCGCCGGTGTTCAACCCGGCGACCGGTGCCGTTCAGGCACACGTCGCCCTCGCCGATCAGGCCGAGATCGATGCGGCGCTCGCATCGGCCGAGCGCGGGTTCGCGGTGTGGAGCTCCTGGTCGATCGCGAAGCGGCAGGGTGTGCTGTTCGCGTTCCGTGAGCTGCTGAACGCGCGCAAGGGCGAGCTCGCTCAGATCATCACCGCGGAGCACGGCAAGGTGCTGTCGGACGCGATGGGGGAGATCGCCCGCGGGCAGGAGGTCGTGGAGCTCGCGACCGGGTTCCCGCACCTGATCAAGGGCGCCTATTCGGAGAACGCGTCCACCGGTGTGGACGTGTACTCGATCAAGCAGCCCCTCGGCGTGGTCGGGATCATCTCCCCGTTCAACTTCCCCGCGATGGTGCCGATGTGGTTCTTCCCGATCGCGATGGCAGCCGGCAACGCGGTGGTCCTCAAGCCCAGTGAGAAGGACCCGTCGGCGGCGCTGTGGCTCGCGGCCCTGTGGAAGGAAGCCGGGCTCCCCGATGGGGTGTTCACGGTGCTCCAGGGCGACAAGCTCGCCGTCGACGGGCTGCTCACCTCGCCGGTCGTGCAGTCGATCTCGTTCGTCGGGTCGACCCCGATCGCGCAGTACATCTACGAGACCGCCAGCAAGCACGGCAAGCGCGTGCAGGCCCTCGGCGGTGCGAAGAACCACATGCTCGTGCTCCCCGACGCCGACCTCGACCTCGTCGCCGACCAGGCCGTCAACGCCGGCTACGGCGCCGCCGGCGAACGCTGCATGGCCATCTCGGTCGTGCTCGCCGTCGAACCGGTCGCGGACGAGCTGATCGCGAAGATCTCCGAGCGGATCGGCAAGCTCCGCATCGGCAATGGTGCCGGGGTGGACGGTGTAGAGCCCGACATGGGTCCGCTGATCACCGACGTCCACCGCGACAAGGTCGCCTCCTACGTCGACATCGCCGAGCAGGACGGGGCGACCGTCGTCGTCGACGGCCGCGGGTACACCGTCGACGGGCACGAGGACGGATTCTTCTTCGGCCCCACCCTGCTGGACCGGGTCCCCACCACCAGCCGCGCCTACACCGAGGAGATCTTCGGGCCGGTGCTGTCGGTCGTCCGCGTGGAGTCCTACGACGAGGGCCTCGACCTCATCAACTCCGGCCAGTTCGGCAACGGCACCGCGATCTTCACCAACGACGGTGGCGCTGCCCGCCGGTTCCAGAACGAGGTCCAGGTCGGCATGATCGGCATCAACGTGCCCATCCCCGTCCCCGTCGCGTACCACTCCTTCGGCGGCTGGAAGCAGTCCCTGTTCGGCGACGCGAAGGCCTACGGCGTGCACGGCTTCGACTTCTTCACCCGCGAGAAGGCCATCACCGCCCGCTGGCTCGACCCCGCCACCCACGGCGGCATCAACCTCGGCTTCCCCCAGAACCACTGA